The Holophagales bacterium genome has a segment encoding these proteins:
- a CDS encoding aspartate kinase: MSERPLVVHKFGGTSLGDAGRIVRAARILASASRRRRLVAVASAMGGVTDLLLAAAHEAERGHLARARKNVAEVRARHEAAAAGIAAATGVGTAFDSAALAELDTALSGISLLRERTPRVTDLVASFGERLSAPLVAAALTAAGVPARAVDARTFLVTDETHGTATCDRKKTDPRARRTLGALLAKGIVPVVTGFIGRAPSGETTTLGRSGSDTTAALLGAALGAKEVVIWTDVDGVLTADPRVVPEARLLTRLSYREAAEMTYFGAKVLHFPAVLPAIAAKIPLVIRNSFAPEGPGTTISEKGDPRPGIRAVTAVSGLCLLSLDGKGMSGIPGIAARVFGTTARLGVSVVMFSQASSEQNIAIVFPDADRARTAAALGQEFRYEKLVGAIDGVAAKSPIAVVAAVGDGMRGTVGIAATVFTAIARAGVNVEAIAQGSSECNISFAVDEKDRAAAVKALHAAVAP; encoded by the coding sequence ATGAGTGAGAGACCTCTCGTCGTCCACAAGTTCGGCGGCACCTCGCTCGGCGACGCCGGGCGGATCGTTCGCGCGGCCCGGATCCTCGCCTCGGCGTCGCGCCGCCGCCGTCTCGTCGCCGTCGCCTCGGCGATGGGAGGGGTCACCGACCTCCTCCTGGCCGCCGCGCACGAAGCCGAACGGGGCCACCTCGCCCGGGCCCGGAAGAACGTGGCCGAGGTGCGCGCGCGCCACGAGGCGGCCGCCGCCGGCATCGCCGCCGCAACCGGTGTGGGCACGGCCTTCGACAGCGCCGCGCTCGCCGAGCTCGACACCGCCCTCTCCGGCATCTCGCTCCTGCGCGAGCGGACCCCGCGCGTCACCGACCTCGTCGCCTCCTTCGGCGAGCGTCTCTCGGCCCCGCTCGTCGCCGCGGCCCTCACGGCCGCGGGGGTCCCGGCGCGCGCCGTCGACGCGCGGACGTTCCTCGTCACCGACGAGACGCACGGCACCGCGACCTGCGACCGGAAGAAGACCGACCCGCGGGCGCGGCGCACGCTCGGCGCGCTCCTCGCGAAGGGGATCGTCCCGGTCGTCACGGGCTTCATCGGGCGCGCCCCGTCCGGCGAGACGACGACGCTCGGACGCTCCGGCTCCGACACGACGGCCGCTCTCCTGGGCGCCGCGCTCGGCGCGAAGGAGGTCGTCATCTGGACCGACGTCGACGGCGTCCTGACCGCCGACCCGCGCGTCGTCCCCGAGGCCCGGCTCCTGACCCGGCTCTCCTACCGCGAGGCGGCGGAGATGACCTACTTCGGCGCGAAGGTCCTCCACTTCCCCGCCGTCCTCCCGGCCATCGCCGCGAAGATCCCGCTCGTCATCCGGAACTCCTTCGCACCGGAAGGCCCCGGGACGACGATCTCGGAGAAGGGGGACCCGAGGCCCGGAATCCGCGCCGTGACGGCGGTCTCGGGCCTCTGCCTCCTCTCCCTCGACGGCAAGGGGATGTCCGGGATTCCGGGGATCGCGGCCCGCGTCTTCGGCACGACGGCCCGGCTCGGCGTCTCCGTCGTCATGTTCTCGCAGGCCTCTTCCGAGCAGAACATCGCCATCGTCTTTCCCGACGCCGACCGCGCGCGGACCGCGGCGGCGCTCGGGCAGGAATTCCGTTACGAGAAGCTCGTCGGCGCGATCGACGGCGTGGCGGCGAAGTCGCCGATCGCCGTCGTCGCCGCCGTCGGAGACGGCATGCGCGGGACCGTCGGCATCGCGGCGACGGTCTTCACCGCCATCGCGCGCGCAGGAGTGAACGTGGAAGCAATCGCACAGGGTTCCTCGGAGTGCAACATCTCCTTCGCCGTCGACGAGAAGGACCGCGCGGCCGCCGTAAAGGCGCTCCACGCGGCGGTGGCGCCGTGA
- a CDS encoding CHAT domain-containing protein has product MEVRCEPPVGWKEEPPRRAAERDALAERLVAGGRLVLARIFRLSPLRGTTEGGTVRIVVPQPGGMDFVVVLRQPSGALSIHRPASRPARRAAGLVLELALSAPGVVRGAGSGAGAAVVLVLRAATRIDARAAPLLGRAFEEAAFRHAGLAERLVHVTPEGLGEGRLPGAAPSLLAPPPERNLLLLHGTFSHTAAGFGDLARGGFFEALAPLYGGRVFGFDHFTVSRTPEENARMLAEALPGELPFLFDAVAHSRGGLVLRTLLERPAEVGPRASRFACGRAVLAAVPNLGTPLASAERWELALSGWLNLFDLLPPAPAPLLGEFVVEALLWFARRVTTSLDGLSAMDGRSATVAAFEQSALPEAYSALAASHRASGPLALRLLESGVDRFFGEPHDLVVPTEGCFLLDRRSGARIPDERVALFGAGGRLGRSLRRPAHHLDLFAREEAVAFLVASLAGETFGHAGREARRAGPKAARTEAALRAGEPGKTSPRARRTTAPRLGETRREALELTLLPGDRGGGTALLLARYGTARVVAEVPRKGAAWREIIRGHERLRSVFDGDGRPLPSTASLERWGAVLFETLLPGETRRLWDAARGASGGSATDVVFTSLLDWVADKPWELAYDPHRRAWLAATEANFTRNVVTAIPCESAPPRRRPLAILVAAAQPAGLSALSWEAEAEAVGAGLAPLVDRGLARVRVERAVTVEALHRLVADGPCDVLHFIGHGTWDAERRTGSLLLESASGGVAPVEAPVLRALLSGRGLSLVVLNACLSARGSRGDLARGVAPALVASGIPAVVANQFSVLDAAALVFARELYRSLALGRPLGEATREARLAVRCDAACGPVDWAVPVVYARDPGAVL; this is encoded by the coding sequence ATGGAAGTGCGGTGCGAGCCGCCGGTCGGCTGGAAGGAAGAGCCGCCGCGCAGGGCGGCGGAGCGCGACGCCCTGGCCGAACGGCTGGTGGCGGGGGGACGGCTCGTCCTCGCGCGGATCTTCCGGCTGTCGCCGCTTCGGGGCACGACCGAGGGGGGGACCGTCCGCATCGTCGTCCCCCAGCCCGGCGGAATGGACTTCGTCGTCGTCCTTCGCCAGCCCTCGGGAGCGCTTTCGATCCACCGTCCGGCCTCCCGGCCGGCGCGGCGCGCGGCCGGGCTCGTCCTGGAGCTGGCGCTGTCCGCCCCGGGTGTGGTGCGCGGGGCGGGAAGCGGAGCGGGCGCGGCGGTCGTCCTGGTCCTGCGCGCGGCCACGCGCATCGACGCGAGGGCCGCCCCTCTGCTCGGCCGTGCATTCGAAGAAGCCGCATTCCGGCACGCCGGACTGGCCGAGAGGCTCGTCCACGTCACCCCCGAGGGGCTCGGCGAGGGGCGGCTGCCGGGCGCCGCGCCCTCACTCCTCGCGCCTCCGCCGGAGCGGAACCTCCTGCTCCTCCACGGGACGTTCTCCCACACCGCCGCCGGCTTCGGCGACCTCGCCAGGGGCGGGTTCTTCGAGGCGCTCGCTCCCCTCTACGGCGGACGGGTCTTCGGCTTCGACCATTTCACCGTGAGCCGGACGCCCGAGGAGAACGCGCGGATGCTCGCCGAAGCGCTGCCGGGAGAGCTGCCGTTCCTCTTCGATGCCGTCGCCCACTCGCGCGGCGGCCTCGTCCTCAGGACGCTCCTCGAAAGGCCCGCCGAGGTGGGGCCCAGGGCGAGCCGCTTCGCCTGCGGCCGCGCCGTCCTCGCCGCCGTCCCGAACCTCGGGACGCCGCTGGCCTCCGCGGAACGCTGGGAGCTCGCGCTCTCCGGCTGGCTGAACCTCTTCGACCTTCTCCCACCCGCGCCCGCTCCGCTCCTCGGGGAGTTCGTCGTGGAGGCCCTCCTCTGGTTCGCGCGGCGTGTCACGACCTCGCTCGACGGTCTCTCGGCGATGGACGGGCGGAGCGCCACGGTCGCCGCGTTCGAGCAGAGCGCCCTGCCCGAGGCGTATTCGGCCCTGGCGGCGAGCCACCGCGCCAGCGGCCCGCTCGCGCTCCGCCTCCTCGAGTCGGGCGTCGACCGCTTCTTCGGCGAGCCGCACGACCTCGTCGTTCCGACGGAGGGGTGCTTCCTCCTCGACCGCAGGAGCGGTGCGCGGATTCCCGACGAACGGGTCGCGCTCTTCGGGGCGGGGGGACGGCTCGGCCGCTCGCTCCGCCGTCCGGCCCACCACCTCGACCTCTTCGCCCGCGAGGAGGCCGTGGCGTTCCTCGTCGCCTCGCTCGCCGGCGAGACGTTCGGGCACGCCGGGCGGGAGGCCCGGCGGGCCGGCCCGAAAGCGGCACGCACCGAAGCCGCTCTCCGCGCGGGCGAGCCCGGGAAGACGTCGCCCCGGGCTCGCCGGACGACGGCTCCCAGGCTGGGCGAGACGCGGCGGGAGGCGCTCGAGCTGACCCTCCTCCCGGGGGATCGGGGAGGGGGAACGGCCCTCCTCCTCGCGCGCTACGGGACGGCCCGCGTGGTGGCCGAGGTGCCGCGCAAGGGCGCGGCGTGGCGGGAGATCATCAGGGGGCACGAGCGGCTCCGTTCCGTGTTCGACGGCGACGGCCGGCCTCTGCCCTCGACGGCTTCGCTCGAGAGGTGGGGCGCGGTGCTCTTCGAGACGCTCCTGCCCGGTGAGACCCGGCGACTCTGGGATGCCGCGCGAGGCGCGTCGGGAGGCTCGGCCACCGACGTCGTCTTCACGTCGCTCCTCGACTGGGTGGCCGACAAGCCGTGGGAGCTGGCGTACGACCCGCACCGCCGCGCGTGGCTGGCCGCGACCGAGGCGAACTTCACGCGGAACGTCGTCACGGCGATTCCGTGCGAGTCGGCGCCGCCGCGGCGCCGGCCGCTCGCCATCCTCGTCGCCGCCGCGCAGCCGGCGGGCCTGTCGGCGCTCTCCTGGGAGGCGGAGGCCGAAGCCGTGGGCGCCGGCCTCGCGCCCCTCGTCGACCGGGGACTCGCGCGGGTGAGGGTCGAGAGGGCGGTGACGGTCGAAGCGCTTCACCGGCTCGTCGCCGACGGGCCGTGCGACGTGCTGCACTTCATCGGTCACGGGACCTGGGACGCCGAACGGCGTACGGGATCGCTCCTTCTGGAGTCGGCCTCGGGCGGCGTCGCGCCCGTCGAGGCGCCCGTCCTCAGGGCTCTCCTTTCCGGGCGCGGGCTCTCGCTCGTCGTTCTCAACGCGTGCCTGAGCGCGCGGGGAAGCCGTGGCGATCTCGCGCGCGGGGTCGCTCCGGCGCTCGTCGCCTCGGGAATCCCTGCCGTCGTCGCGAACCAGTTCAGCGTCCTGGATGCCGCGGCGCTCGTCTTCGCGCGCGAGCTCTACAGGTCCCTGGCCCTCGGCCGGCCACTCGGTGAGGCCACCCGCGAGGCCCGCCTCGCGGTGAGGTGCGACGCCGCCTGCGGTCCCGTCGACTGGGCCGTTCCGGTCGTCTATGCACGGGATCCGGGGGCCGTCCTCTGA
- a CDS encoding GNAT family N-acetyltransferase yields the protein MTIQVRPLLEKELGEADGIYRRAFGTYLHLPDPAAFDGDAQVLRCRWTADPEAAVALLEDGVLAGSNVVTSWGSLGLFGPLTVDPPRQGRGLAHHLVEAALRLLEGPQVAFRGLFTFGESPMHVGLYQRFGYWPAGLAAVMSKRVRTGSKAPEGTAFLLRLSPDDQAEALSACRELTDSVFSGLDVTGEILTVGEQGTGDTVLVREGSHVSGLAVCHSGAGSEAGSGRAAVKFAAVRSGAGGEERLRNLLGAVEAWAGSVGASIVAAGTGSGRVGAWETLRAAGYRPFLQGLAMHRDRHPGYDREDVFVLDDWR from the coding sequence ATGACGATCCAGGTCCGGCCGCTCCTGGAGAAGGAGCTCGGCGAGGCCGACGGGATCTACCGCCGCGCCTTCGGGACGTACCTTCACCTCCCCGATCCAGCCGCATTCGACGGCGACGCCCAGGTCCTGAGGTGCCGCTGGACCGCCGACCCCGAGGCGGCCGTCGCGCTCCTGGAGGACGGTGTTCTCGCCGGGTCGAACGTCGTCACGTCGTGGGGCAGCCTCGGCCTCTTCGGCCCGCTCACCGTCGATCCTCCGCGGCAGGGCCGGGGGCTCGCCCATCATCTCGTCGAGGCGGCCCTCCGGCTCCTCGAGGGGCCGCAGGTCGCGTTCCGGGGCCTCTTCACGTTCGGCGAGAGCCCCATGCACGTGGGCCTCTACCAGCGCTTCGGATACTGGCCGGCAGGCCTGGCGGCGGTGATGTCGAAACGGGTCCGGACGGGATCGAAGGCGCCCGAGGGCACCGCGTTCCTCCTGCGTCTCTCGCCCGACGACCAGGCCGAGGCGCTCTCGGCCTGCCGCGAGCTGACGGACTCGGTCTTCAGCGGCCTCGACGTGACGGGAGAAATCCTCACGGTCGGCGAGCAGGGGACGGGGGATACGGTCCTCGTCCGCGAGGGGTCGCACGTCTCCGGCCTGGCCGTCTGCCACTCGGGAGCCGGGAGCGAAGCGGGCTCGGGGCGGGCCGCCGTGAAGTTCGCGGCGGTTCGTTCGGGCGCGGGCGGAGAGGAACGGCTCCGGAATCTCCTCGGGGCGGTGGAGGCGTGGGCCGGTTCCGTCGGGGCATCGATCGTCGCCGCCGGAACCGGCTCCGGCCGGGTGGGGGCGTGGGAAACGCTGAGGGCCGCAGGGTACCGCCCCTTCCTTCAGGGGCTCGCGATGCACCGCGACCGGCACCCGGGCTACGACCGCGAGGACGTCTTCGTCCTCGACGACTGGCGGTAG
- a CDS encoding YceH family protein, producing the protein MKLPRPLDPVEIRIAGALLEKELLTPDVYPMTLQGLVAACNQRTSREPVTDLSAADVTGGLDRLRELVLAWKVTGGRSDKWEHNLDAKWQLGTPGKALVALLLLRGPQTAAELRARSERMHDFASVEAAEELLETLAAHSEPLVVELPRRPGQKETRWTHLAGGAPAEEPFAPRTASPTGPSAIERRLLALEERLGAVEAELAALKGSLGA; encoded by the coding sequence TTGAAGCTCCCCCGTCCCCTGGACCCCGTGGAGATCCGCATCGCCGGGGCGCTCCTGGAAAAGGAGCTCCTCACCCCCGACGTCTATCCGATGACGTTGCAGGGGCTCGTCGCGGCCTGCAACCAGCGGACCTCCCGCGAGCCGGTGACCGACCTGAGCGCCGCCGACGTGACGGGGGGTCTCGACCGCCTCCGCGAGCTCGTTCTCGCCTGGAAGGTGACCGGAGGACGCTCCGACAAGTGGGAGCACAACCTCGACGCGAAGTGGCAGCTGGGCACGCCCGGGAAGGCGCTCGTGGCCCTGCTCCTCCTCCGGGGGCCGCAGACGGCGGCCGAGCTCAGGGCCCGCTCCGAGCGGATGCACGACTTCGCCTCGGTCGAAGCGGCCGAGGAGCTCCTCGAGACGTTGGCCGCGCACTCCGAGCCGCTCGTCGTCGAGCTGCCCCGCCGGCCGGGGCAGAAGGAGACACGCTGGACGCACCTCGCGGGCGGGGCGCCCGCGGAGGAACCCTTCGCTCCACGGACGGCGTCGCCGACCGGGCCCTCGGCGATCGAGCGTCGCCTCCTGGCGCTCGAGGAGAGGCTCGGCGCCGTGGAGGCCGAGCTGGCCGCGCTGAAGGGCTCGCTCGGGGCGTAG
- a CDS encoding methyltransferase, giving the protein MPRTTEAQFPALAARIPDPEVRALFTWPFLRVSEIFDELVDAASAEILRRAGAWPVVAGTDPARLVAARGWAPRSLPLVAFVHAKLAAAGHLVASEGSYGPSGSGPGDLEALEAELAAAEPDAAVAGEAVRILVDEAGLFFSGERTGEEILFRPDRLPLWFRYFSNRNLLYSVNNHLGAVALTRLLPETGGRVLEIGGGAGSAAEAALARLGSRVSRYLFTEVVPTFFRRGERAARAAAAPGVTVDAAKLDMTKPWEAQGGAPGAFDAVYSVNCFHVAPDLDAVLAEARTALAPGGWLIVSECVRPLGNDQPIYVELVFDILESFTQVKLDPVARPTHGFLTPAAWRASLARAGFTDVTFLPDAEAIARSYSSFFVSAVAARRA; this is encoded by the coding sequence ATGCCGAGGACGACCGAGGCGCAGTTTCCCGCGCTCGCCGCGCGCATTCCGGATCCCGAGGTCCGCGCGCTCTTCACCTGGCCATTCCTGCGCGTCAGCGAGATCTTCGACGAGCTCGTCGACGCCGCCTCCGCCGAGATCCTGAGGAGGGCCGGGGCCTGGCCGGTCGTCGCCGGGACCGATCCGGCACGCCTCGTCGCGGCACGCGGCTGGGCTCCGAGGAGCCTGCCGCTCGTCGCGTTCGTGCACGCCAAGCTCGCCGCGGCGGGGCACCTCGTCGCCTCCGAGGGGTCCTACGGCCCCTCCGGCTCCGGGCCGGGCGACCTCGAGGCCCTCGAAGCCGAGCTGGCCGCGGCCGAGCCCGACGCCGCGGTTGCGGGCGAGGCCGTCCGGATCCTCGTCGATGAGGCGGGGCTTTTCTTCTCGGGCGAGAGGACGGGCGAGGAGATCCTCTTCCGTCCGGACCGGCTCCCGCTCTGGTTCCGCTACTTCTCGAACCGCAACCTCCTCTATTCGGTCAACAACCACCTGGGCGCCGTCGCCCTGACGCGTCTCCTCCCGGAGACGGGCGGGCGGGTCCTCGAGATCGGCGGCGGGGCCGGGAGCGCGGCGGAGGCCGCCCTCGCGAGGCTCGGGTCCCGCGTTTCGCGGTACCTCTTCACCGAGGTCGTGCCGACGTTCTTCCGCCGCGGCGAGAGAGCCGCCCGCGCCGCCGCCGCACCCGGCGTCACGGTCGATGCGGCGAAGCTCGACATGACGAAGCCGTGGGAGGCGCAGGGGGGAGCGCCCGGTGCGTTCGATGCCGTCTACTCGGTCAACTGCTTCCACGTCGCCCCCGATCTCGACGCCGTCCTCGCCGAGGCGCGCACCGCGCTGGCGCCGGGCGGCTGGCTCATCGTCTCCGAGTGCGTGCGGCCGCTCGGGAACGACCAGCCGATCTACGTCGAGCTGGTGTTCGACATCCTCGAGAGCTTCACGCAGGTGAAGCTCGACCCCGTCGCCCGCCCGACACACGGCTTCCTGACGCCCGCAGCGTGGCGCGCGTCGCTCGCCCGCGCGGGCTTCACGGACGTGACGTTCCTGCCCGACGCCGAGGCGATCGCCCGAAGCTACTCCAGCTTCTTCGTCTCCGCGGTCGCCGCGCGAAGGGCCTGA
- a CDS encoding histidine phosphatase family protein, which translates to MKIFLVRHGESEGNLGGTLQGCRLDTPLTRRGRRQAEALAVRLAEAEFDDVVASPMARARETAEICAAPHGLGVRLDLELVEFDWGVWTGLPLDDEMDRSVAELRAKWRSGDVDAGPPRGESPLTAGARAARVLGRLKAARPAAPLVVAHGRFNRILMATLLGRDLARMDEVRQRNGSISVFEWDGEKAATPLILDDVSHLGGDVSTPTGKVDWARA; encoded by the coding sequence ATGAAGATCTTCCTCGTTCGCCACGGAGAGAGCGAAGGGAACCTCGGCGGGACCCTCCAGGGCTGCCGCCTCGACACGCCGCTGACCCGGCGCGGCCGCCGTCAGGCCGAGGCCCTCGCCGTTCGCCTCGCCGAGGCCGAGTTCGACGACGTCGTGGCGAGCCCGATGGCCCGCGCCCGCGAAACGGCCGAGATCTGCGCCGCGCCGCACGGCCTCGGGGTGAGGCTCGACCTCGAGCTCGTCGAGTTCGACTGGGGCGTCTGGACGGGCCTGCCGCTGGACGACGAGATGGACCGCAGCGTCGCCGAGCTGCGCGCGAAGTGGCGTTCGGGCGACGTCGACGCCGGCCCGCCCCGGGGCGAGTCGCCCCTGACGGCGGGTGCCCGCGCGGCGCGCGTCCTCGGGCGGCTGAAGGCGGCACGTCCCGCGGCGCCGCTCGTCGTCGCCCACGGCCGGTTCAACCGGATCCTCATGGCGACCCTTCTCGGGCGGGACCTGGCGCGCATGGACGAGGTCCGCCAGAGGAACGGCTCGATCTCGGTCTTCGAGTGGGACGGCGAGAAGGCGGCGACGCCGCTCATTCTCGACGACGTCTCCCACCTCGGCGGGGACGTTTCGACGCCGACGGGCAAGGTCGACTGGGCGAGGGCCTGA
- a CDS encoding tetratricopeptide repeat protein has protein sequence MSTGLLVALAVAAVAAIAAVVLFRSLSALKASSAEEVTRLREATGSLEEEKARLARELEAATTERDALREKAAELETRLAAAEDQLKATSAERDSLASKAKQDQTSQRFFFGRKAREGFEALRLRLVADGFPQRLEELTGEHPKTLTEEARKLLKDVESWAEQGGVEDATLLHTLALVDYSRGDAERARLRLRKAARTSTDPLLFENLGDLARINGKVKTALENYKIAAKTAPETSPVHRKLGLALFDAKDFSAAVKPLLVALEQHKEDGSLHLLTARALLEAGDFQRATEVAQGASRKFPKDPLLPACAIVAYGKMKRFRDAHKTFEKALEIDPGSADVHIAHGFALLEEGKLPEAAESFRTALGCDASRADAHCGLGLAANRNLAFDEALGHLKKATALKHDYAEAWYAMKTTYEGLKKFEASIEALNKAIALNPRLSA, from the coding sequence TTGTCGACAGGACTGCTCGTTGCCCTCGCCGTTGCGGCCGTTGCCGCGATCGCCGCCGTCGTCCTCTTCCGCTCCCTGTCCGCCCTCAAAGCCTCCTCGGCGGAAGAGGTGACGCGCCTCAGGGAGGCGACCGGCTCTCTCGAGGAAGAGAAAGCGCGACTCGCCCGGGAGCTCGAGGCGGCGACGACGGAGCGGGACGCGCTCCGGGAGAAGGCCGCCGAACTCGAAACCCGTCTCGCCGCCGCCGAGGACCAGCTGAAGGCCACGAGCGCGGAGCGGGACTCCCTCGCGAGCAAGGCGAAGCAGGACCAGACGTCGCAGCGCTTCTTCTTCGGCCGCAAGGCACGCGAAGGGTTCGAGGCGCTCCGCCTGCGTCTCGTCGCGGACGGCTTCCCCCAGCGTCTCGAGGAGCTGACCGGCGAGCACCCGAAGACGCTCACAGAGGAGGCCCGCAAGCTCCTGAAGGACGTCGAATCGTGGGCCGAGCAGGGAGGGGTCGAGGACGCCACGCTGCTCCACACGCTCGCGCTCGTCGACTATTCCCGCGGCGACGCCGAGAGGGCGAGGCTCCGCCTGCGCAAGGCGGCGCGCACGTCGACCGATCCCCTCCTCTTCGAGAACCTCGGCGACCTGGCCCGCATCAACGGGAAGGTGAAGACCGCTCTCGAGAACTACAAGATCGCCGCCAAGACGGCCCCCGAGACCTCGCCGGTCCACCGCAAGCTCGGGCTCGCCCTGTTCGACGCGAAGGACTTCTCGGCCGCCGTCAAACCGCTGCTGGTCGCCCTGGAGCAGCACAAGGAAGACGGCAGCCTCCACCTGCTGACGGCCCGCGCCCTCCTCGAAGCGGGAGACTTCCAGCGGGCCACCGAGGTCGCCCAGGGCGCCTCGAGGAAGTTCCCGAAGGACCCGCTCCTGCCGGCCTGCGCGATCGTGGCGTACGGGAAGATGAAGAGATTCCGCGACGCGCACAAGACGTTCGAGAAGGCGCTCGAGATCGACCCGGGCAGCGCGGACGTCCACATCGCCCACGGCTTCGCCCTCCTCGAGGAGGGAAAGCTCCCCGAGGCGGCCGAGTCCTTCCGGACGGCCCTCGGCTGCGACGCCTCCAGGGCGGATGCGCACTGCGGCCTGGGCCTGGCCGCGAACCGCAACCTCGCCTTCGACGAGGCTCTCGGCCACCTGAAGAAGGCCACCGCGCTCAAGCACGACTACGCCGAGGCCTGGTACGCGATGAAGACGACGTACGAAGGGCTCAAGAAGTTCGAGGCGTCGATCGAGGCGCTCAACAAGGCGATCGCGCTCAACCCACGCCTCTCGGCCTGA
- a CDS encoding alkaline phosphatase family protein, with amino-acid sequence MPRNRMKSSRLVLAAFGALLLSAVAPLRAQEVKGRVVVLGFDGADHRLVSQFIAEGKLPNLQKLATEGSFSSLRPTIPAQTPVSWSTFSTGLSPGRTQIFDFLKRDPKTYRPEFAIATEGKKSFLLGRWNRAGSAAGGALLAFLVVFAIGRLTVKKTLPAAVVALVLAAPAAFFSWRFGGLLPESLQTVRSNRRGTPFWEVAGAKGIKSVVLHVPVTFPAEDYAEGRLLAGLGVPDVRGRIGTPSYYTSDPFFAPKNKNEFSVELVRLESNVGTVQTEVFGPYNKLFGEPPVIRTPMTLTVLPDGGRLRIAPKGSEPVTLKPGEWSPWVTFTFEFNALVKLSGIGRFHLAAIAPEIQLYLSPINFNPLKLPPGIKITAPNGLAKDLAKRFGLYKTMGWSIDTWSMSEETIDEPAFLDDVTHTVQQYRKMMDGLLAEKDVRLFVQVYEFTDRVGHVMWRFLDPMHPAYDAQKAAKFAPSVERNYVQMDNIVGDALKELGPDDLLLVCSDHGFTSWRRSINYNTWLVQHGFMVLKGGDEKQADLEQLFGQGEFWPNVDWSRTKAYSMGLGEIYVNVRGREAQGIVEPGAEYDALRQEIRTKLTSLVDEATGRSPIERVYTREEAYGSFDPDLIPDLFVGNSEGYRVSWQASLGVVTPELYEENSQVWSGDHCSVDPDVVPGILFSSRPLRKEPRPNMADVPATIYKALGLTPPEKLDGVPLF; translated from the coding sequence GTGCCGCGCAATCGGATGAAGTCCAGCCGCCTCGTCCTGGCCGCCTTCGGAGCCCTCCTCCTGTCCGCCGTCGCCCCGCTCCGGGCCCAGGAGGTCAAGGGCCGCGTCGTCGTCCTCGGGTTCGACGGGGCCGACCACCGCCTGGTCTCGCAGTTCATCGCGGAAGGGAAGCTCCCGAACCTCCAGAAGCTCGCGACGGAAGGGAGCTTCTCCTCCCTGCGTCCCACGATCCCGGCCCAGACCCCCGTCTCGTGGTCCACGTTCTCCACGGGGCTCTCCCCGGGCCGGACGCAGATCTTCGACTTCCTGAAGCGCGACCCGAAGACCTACCGCCCGGAATTCGCCATCGCGACCGAGGGGAAGAAGAGCTTCCTTCTGGGCCGCTGGAATCGGGCCGGCTCGGCTGCGGGAGGCGCGCTCCTGGCGTTTCTCGTCGTGTTCGCCATCGGCCGGCTCACGGTGAAGAAGACCCTCCCGGCCGCCGTCGTGGCTCTCGTCCTCGCCGCACCCGCCGCCTTCTTCTCGTGGCGCTTCGGAGGCCTCCTCCCCGAATCGCTCCAGACGGTCCGGAGCAACCGTCGGGGGACGCCGTTCTGGGAAGTGGCTGGGGCGAAGGGGATCAAATCGGTCGTCCTGCACGTCCCGGTCACCTTTCCGGCCGAGGACTACGCCGAGGGGCGTCTCCTGGCGGGGCTGGGCGTCCCCGACGTGCGGGGACGGATCGGCACGCCGAGCTATTACACGTCGGACCCGTTCTTCGCGCCGAAGAACAAGAACGAGTTCTCCGTCGAGCTCGTCCGTCTCGAGTCGAACGTCGGGACGGTCCAGACCGAGGTCTTCGGCCCGTACAACAAGCTCTTCGGCGAGCCGCCGGTGATCAGGACTCCGATGACCCTCACGGTTCTCCCCGACGGCGGGCGCCTGAGGATCGCACCGAAGGGCAGCGAGCCCGTGACGCTGAAGCCGGGGGAGTGGTCCCCCTGGGTCACCTTCACGTTCGAGTTCAACGCCCTGGTGAAGCTCTCCGGCATCGGGCGTTTTCACCTGGCGGCCATCGCACCGGAGATCCAGCTCTACCTCTCGCCCATCAACTTCAATCCGCTGAAGCTCCCGCCGGGGATCAAGATCACCGCTCCGAACGGCCTCGCGAAGGACCTCGCGAAGCGGTTCGGCCTCTACAAGACGATGGGCTGGTCGATCGACACCTGGTCGATGAGCGAGGAGACGATCGACGAGCCGGCGTTCCTCGACGACGTGACGCACACCGTCCAGCAGTACCGGAAGATGATGGACGGCCTGCTCGCCGAAAAGGACGTGAGGCTCTTCGTCCAGGTCTACGAGTTCACGGACCGCGTCGGGCACGTCATGTGGCGATTCCTCGACCCGATGCATCCGGCCTACGACGCCCAGAAAGCGGCGAAGTTCGCCCCGTCGGTCGAGCGGAACTACGTCCAGATGGACAACATCGTGGGCGACGCCCTGAAGGAGCTCGGCCCCGACGATCTCCTCCTCGTCTGCTCCGACCACGGCTTCACCAGCTGGAGGCGGTCGATCAACTACAACACCTGGCTCGTCCAGCACGGCTTCATGGTGCTGAAGGGGGGCGACGAGAAGCAGGCCGATCTCGAGCAGCTCTTCGGCCAGGGAGAGTTCTGGCCGAACGTCGACTGGTCCCGGACGAAGGCCTATTCGATGGGTCTCGGCGAGATCTACGTCAACGTGAGGGGCCGCGAGGCGCAGGGCATCGTCGAGCCGGGGGCCGAGTACGACGCTCTGCGCCAGGAGATCCGGACGAAGCTGACGTCGCTGGTCGACGAGGCGACCGGGCGCAGCCCCATCGAAAGGGTCTACACGCGTGAGGAGGCGTACGGCTCCTTCGACCCGGACCTCATTCCCGACCTCTTCGTCGGCAACAGCGAGGGCTACCGGGTCTCCTGGCAGGCGAGCCTCGGCGTCGTGACGCCCGAGCTCTACGAGGAGAACAGCCAGGTCTGGTCGGGGGACCACTGCTCGGTCGACCCCGACGTCGTCCCCGGCATCCTCTTCTCGAGCCGGCCGCTCCGCAAGGAGCCCCGGCCGAACATGGCCGACGTTCCGGCGACGATCTACAAGGCGCTCGGCCTCACGCCGCCCGAGAAGCTGGACGGAGTGCCGCTCTTCTGA